A genomic window from Halogeometricum borinquense DSM 11551 includes:
- a CDS encoding DUF7556 family protein, whose product MTPNVTAASDASRAEVMASVDSTPARSEFIIADISCDNAWLSMTVEEAPSLRDWA is encoded by the coding sequence ATGACGCCGAATGTGACGGCTGCGTCCGACGCGTCGCGCGCTGAGGTGATGGCCTCAGTGGACTCCACGCCTGCTCGCTCGGAGTTCATTATCGCAGACATTTCCTGCGACAACGCGTGGCTCTCGATGACAGTAGAGGAGGCACCGTCACTTCGAGACTGGGCCTAA
- a CDS encoding DUF7521 family protein, producing MIVPLQPFDVAITIETVVYGVLAFIIFSTMVSITVISYQGYRRYQSRAMKFFALGFGSLLLTQVLILPASHLLEFDPFIEQTSIQLTQAIGGLCILYAIRLNN from the coding sequence ATGATAGTGCCACTGCAACCGTTCGACGTAGCGATCACGATCGAGACCGTCGTTTACGGCGTTCTCGCGTTCATCATCTTCAGTACGATGGTGAGTATCACGGTGATCTCCTATCAGGGATATCGACGGTATCAAAGCCGTGCGATGAAGTTCTTCGCTCTCGGATTCGGGTCCCTGCTACTCACGCAGGTTCTTATCCTTCCAGCGAGCCACCTTCTGGAATTCGACCCGTTCATCGAGCAGACCAGTATCCAACTGACACAGGCCATCGGCGGGTTGTGCATCCTGTACGCCATCCGACTCAATAATTGA
- a CDS encoding sulfatase, whose protein sequence is MSSESPENVLFVVMDTVRKDRLTPYGYDRPTTPNLESFAEEATVFEQAVAPAPWTLPVHASLFTGMYPSRHGADQENPYLEGATTLAQTLSAAGYDTACYSSNAWITPYTHLTDGFTDQDNFFEVMPGDFLSGPLAKMWKTLNDNDSLRTLADKLVSIGNVAHEYLAGSDGADSKTPAVIDRAMTFIEGSEQSFTFINLMDAHLPYHPPDRFAREFAPGVDSTEICQNSKEYNSGARDIDEEEWEAIRGLYDAEIAHIDDQLGRLFDWLKETGRWDDTMVVVCADHGELHGEHDLYGHEFGLYDPLVNVPLMVKHPALEEDRHEDQVELIDMYHTVLDALDVEGGTPAEPDDDAVALDRTRSLLSASYREFSKASNDDSGQIRDGEYAFIEYSRPVVELKQLEEKASSAGITLSEDSRFYSRMRAARRPESKYVRIDRIPDEAYRLDEDPDETEDLSEAGDDVIEATESALSKFESNIGGAWTDALDDDVSDDSVEQMDEEAQERLRDLGYLE, encoded by the coding sequence ATGAGTAGCGAGTCGCCCGAGAATGTTCTCTTTGTCGTGATGGATACGGTCCGGAAGGACCGACTCACGCCGTACGGATACGACCGGCCGACCACCCCAAATCTCGAATCGTTCGCTGAGGAGGCGACGGTGTTCGAGCAAGCAGTTGCACCAGCGCCATGGACGCTTCCCGTCCATGCGTCTCTTTTCACCGGTATGTATCCCTCTCGACACGGCGCAGACCAAGAGAATCCGTACCTTGAGGGTGCGACCACGCTGGCACAGACACTCTCTGCCGCCGGATACGACACCGCCTGTTACTCCTCAAACGCGTGGATCACGCCGTACACCCACCTGACAGACGGGTTCACTGACCAGGACAACTTCTTCGAGGTGATGCCGGGCGACTTCCTTTCGGGACCGCTGGCGAAGATGTGGAAGACGCTGAACGACAACGATTCGCTTCGAACGCTGGCGGACAAACTCGTCAGCATCGGCAACGTCGCGCACGAATATCTCGCAGGGAGCGACGGAGCGGACTCGAAGACGCCCGCCGTCATCGACCGGGCGATGACGTTCATCGAGGGGTCCGAACAGTCGTTCACGTTCATCAATCTCATGGACGCCCACCTCCCGTACCATCCGCCGGATCGGTTCGCACGGGAGTTCGCACCGGGCGTTGACTCGACGGAAATCTGCCAAAACTCCAAGGAGTACAACTCGGGCGCACGCGACATCGACGAGGAGGAATGGGAGGCCATCCGCGGCCTCTACGACGCCGAGATAGCACATATCGACGACCAACTCGGCCGCCTGTTCGACTGGCTGAAAGAGACCGGCCGCTGGGACGACACGATGGTCGTCGTCTGCGCCGACCACGGCGAACTCCACGGCGAACACGACCTGTACGGCCACGAGTTCGGCCTCTACGACCCGCTCGTGAACGTCCCCCTGATGGTGAAACACCCTGCGTTAGAGGAGGACCGACACGAGGACCAAGTCGAACTCATTGACATGTACCACACGGTTCTCGACGCACTCGATGTCGAAGGCGGCACGCCCGCCGAACCCGACGACGACGCCGTCGCACTCGACCGAACGCGGTCGCTTCTCTCTGCGTCCTACCGAGAGTTCTCGAAGGCGTCGAACGACGACTCCGGACAGATTCGAGACGGCGAGTACGCCTTCATAGAGTACTCTCGCCCTGTAGTGGAACTGAAACAGTTAGAGGAGAAAGCATCGAGTGCAGGCATCACGCTTTCGGAAGATTCACGCTTTTACTCGCGGATGCGTGCCGCCCGACGGCCCGAATCGAAATACGTCCGCATCGACCGCATCCCCGACGAAGCCTACCGTTTAGACGAGGATCCCGACGAGACGGAAGACCTCTCAGAGGCGGGCGACGACGTCATCGAAGCAACCGAATCCGCGCTCTCGAAGTTCGAGTCGAACATCGGCGGCGCGTGGACGGACGCCCTCGACGACGACGTGTCAGACGACTCCGTCGAGCAGATGGACGAAGAAGCGCAGGAACGACTCCGCGACCTCGGCTATCTCGAATAG
- a CDS encoding PPC domain-containing DNA-binding protein, with translation MNYRAVESSREFLVSLDNGADWREEIEEFAHLEDIESAWFNAMGAVQDADVWFYDQDDQAYRSVTFDEPLEVAACVGNIALLDDEPFAHTHAVLSRPSGQSLAGHLNAATVFAGEVYIRAFDEPLEREHDDVTDLDLWL, from the coding sequence ATGAACTATCGGGCAGTCGAATCCAGTCGAGAGTTCCTCGTCTCGCTGGACAATGGGGCGGATTGGCGGGAGGAAATCGAGGAGTTTGCCCACCTCGAAGATATCGAGTCGGCGTGGTTCAACGCCATGGGCGCGGTGCAGGATGCCGACGTGTGGTTCTACGACCAAGACGACCAAGCGTACCGGTCGGTGACGTTCGACGAACCGCTGGAAGTCGCCGCCTGCGTCGGTAACATCGCCCTCTTGGACGATGAACCGTTTGCCCACACGCACGCCGTCCTCTCGCGGCCAAGCGGGCAGTCGTTGGCGGGTCACCTCAACGCCGCAACCGTCTTCGCGGGCGAGGTGTACATCCGCGCGTTCGACGAACCGCTCGAACGCGAGCACGACGACGTAACCGACCTCGACCTCTGGTTGTAA
- a CDS encoding DNA polymerase II large subunit, whose translation MHEDDERYFARIEDRLDEAFDLARAAKGQGRDPQPEVEIPVAKDMADRVENILGIPGVAERVRELEGQMSREEAALELVNDFVEGSVGDYDSRAGKVEGAVRTAVALLTEGVVAAPIEGIDRVEILENDDGTEFVNVYYAGPIRSAGGTAQALSVLVADYARSLLGIEEYKARDIEVERYAEEIDLYDKETGLQYSPKDKETKFIAEHMPIMLDGEATGDEEVSGFRDLERVDTNSARGGMCLVMAEGIALKAPKIQRYTRQLDEVDWPWLQDLIDGTIGKDDGDKADADDDGDDEEADAEDDEADDGETPDSPEPAGPARVDPATKYLRDLIAGRPVFGHPSEAGGFRLRYGRSRNHGFATAGVHPATMHLVDDFLATGTQIKTERPGKAGGVIPVDSIEGPTVRLANGDVRRIDDPEEALEVRNGVEEIIDLGEYLVNFGEFVENNHPLAPASYVYEWWVQEFEAAGAPIQALEDDPSVDLEHPTPERAFEWATEYDCHLHPDYTYLWHDVSVAEFEALADAVSSGRIADVEADGGVVVRPTDTDPTDGILELDRTEDVTRTLEQLLVEHTQTEETLRIPEWRPLVRSLGLTEELEQTWDDLSAEAREWDGGDNAVKAVNEVAPFDVRERAPTRIGNRMGRPEKSESRDLSPAVHTLFPIGEMGGSQRDVGEAARERNERGARGEVNVLVGDRQCPDCGTQTYKNVCPECETHTEPHYECEECGTVVEPDESGRVFCERCEREVESPDWYAIDIGAELRAALENLGERESSYPILKGVKGLTSSNKTPEPIEKGVLRAKHGVSSFKDGTVRYDMTDLPVTSVRPAELDVTADHFRELGYETDINGEPLQFDDQLVELKVQDIVLSDGAAEHMLKTADFVDDLLTEFYGLEPFYEVSERDDLVGELVFGMAPHTSAAVVGRVVGFTSAAVGYAHPYFHAAKRRNCDGDEDCVMLLMDGLLNFSKEFLPDKRGGQMDAPLVMSSRIDPSEIDDEAHNMDIVRQYPTEFYEATLEMADPGEVEDLIQLGEDTLGTDDEYRGFDHTHDTSDIALGPDLSAYKTLGSMMDKMDAQLELARKLRAVDETDVAERVIEYHFLPDLIGNLRAFSRQETRCLDCGEKYRRMPLTGDCRECGGRVNLTVHQGSVNKYMDTAIQVAEEFDCRPYTKQRLEVLEKSLESVFENDKNKASKLGDFM comes from the coding sequence GTGCACGAGGACGACGAGCGGTACTTCGCGCGAATCGAGGACCGTCTTGACGAGGCGTTCGATCTCGCTCGCGCAGCGAAAGGGCAAGGCCGGGACCCGCAACCCGAAGTCGAGATTCCAGTCGCCAAGGACATGGCCGACCGGGTGGAGAACATCCTCGGAATTCCGGGCGTCGCAGAACGCGTCCGCGAGTTAGAAGGGCAGATGTCCCGCGAGGAGGCCGCCCTCGAACTGGTGAACGACTTCGTCGAGGGCAGTGTCGGTGACTACGACTCCCGTGCGGGGAAAGTTGAAGGTGCGGTTCGGACAGCGGTCGCCCTCCTCACCGAGGGGGTCGTCGCCGCACCCATCGAGGGGATCGACCGCGTGGAGATTCTGGAGAACGACGACGGAACGGAGTTCGTCAACGTCTACTACGCCGGGCCGATTCGCTCCGCCGGCGGGACCGCACAGGCACTTTCAGTTCTCGTCGCCGACTACGCTCGGTCGCTTCTCGGCATCGAGGAGTACAAAGCGCGAGACATCGAGGTCGAACGCTACGCCGAGGAAATCGACCTCTACGACAAGGAGACGGGGCTTCAGTACTCGCCGAAGGACAAGGAGACGAAATTCATCGCCGAACACATGCCCATCATGCTTGACGGCGAGGCGACGGGCGACGAGGAGGTGTCTGGCTTCCGTGATCTCGAACGGGTAGACACCAACTCCGCCCGCGGTGGCATGTGTCTCGTCATGGCCGAGGGTATCGCACTGAAGGCACCGAAGATTCAGCGTTACACTCGCCAACTCGATGAAGTCGATTGGCCGTGGTTACAGGACCTCATCGACGGCACCATCGGCAAGGACGACGGCGACAAAGCGGACGCGGACGACGATGGCGACGACGAAGAAGCCGACGCCGAGGACGACGAGGCCGACGACGGGGAGACGCCCGACTCACCCGAACCGGCCGGTCCTGCACGCGTCGATCCCGCGACGAAATACCTCCGTGACCTCATCGCGGGTCGCCCCGTCTTCGGCCATCCGAGCGAAGCGGGTGGGTTCCGACTGCGATACGGTCGGTCTCGGAACCACGGGTTCGCAACGGCGGGCGTTCATCCCGCGACGATGCACCTCGTGGACGACTTCCTCGCTACGGGCACGCAGATAAAGACCGAACGCCCCGGGAAAGCGGGCGGGGTCATCCCGGTCGATTCCATCGAAGGGCCGACTGTTAGACTTGCAAACGGCGACGTGCGCCGTATCGACGACCCCGAGGAAGCGCTCGAAGTCCGAAACGGTGTCGAGGAAATCATCGACCTCGGCGAGTATCTCGTCAACTTCGGCGAGTTCGTGGAGAACAACCATCCGCTCGCGCCAGCCTCGTACGTCTACGAGTGGTGGGTACAGGAGTTCGAGGCGGCGGGTGCGCCGATTCAGGCTCTCGAAGACGATCCGAGCGTGGACCTCGAACATCCCACGCCGGAACGTGCCTTCGAGTGGGCCACCGAGTACGATTGCCATCTCCACCCCGACTACACCTACCTCTGGCACGACGTGAGCGTCGCGGAGTTCGAAGCGCTTGCTGACGCCGTTTCGTCCGGGCGAATCGCGGACGTGGAGGCCGATGGGGGAGTCGTCGTCCGACCGACCGACACCGATCCGACCGACGGCATCCTCGAACTCGACCGTACCGAAGACGTAACACGAACGCTCGAACAACTCCTCGTCGAACACACGCAGACTGAAGAGACACTCCGGATTCCGGAGTGGCGACCGCTCGTCCGGTCGCTTGGTCTCACCGAGGAGTTAGAGCAAACGTGGGACGACCTCTCCGCCGAGGCGCGCGAGTGGGACGGCGGCGACAACGCCGTGAAGGCGGTCAACGAAGTCGCACCGTTCGACGTGCGCGAGCGCGCACCCACGCGAATCGGTAACCGAATGGGTCGCCCGGAGAAGTCCGAATCCCGTGATCTCTCGCCTGCGGTCCACACTCTGTTCCCCATCGGTGAAATGGGCGGCAGCCAACGCGACGTTGGTGAGGCGGCCCGCGAACGCAACGAACGAGGCGCCCGCGGCGAGGTGAACGTTCTCGTCGGTGACCGACAGTGCCCTGACTGCGGCACGCAGACGTACAAAAACGTCTGCCCGGAATGTGAGACACACACTGAACCGCACTACGAGTGTGAGGAGTGCGGGACCGTTGTCGAACCCGACGAATCGGGACGCGTCTTTTGTGAACGCTGTGAACGCGAGGTAGAGAGTCCCGATTGGTACGCGATCGATATCGGGGCCGAACTCCGTGCCGCCTTGGAAAACCTCGGTGAACGCGAGTCCTCCTACCCCATCCTCAAGGGTGTGAAAGGCCTCACATCCTCGAATAAAACACCCGAACCTATCGAGAAGGGCGTTCTGCGAGCAAAACACGGCGTTTCGTCGTTCAAAGACGGGACTGTCCGCTACGACATGACCGACCTGCCGGTCACGTCGGTTCGCCCCGCGGAACTAGATGTCACGGCCGATCACTTCCGCGAACTCGGTTACGAGACCGACATCAACGGCGAACCCTTGCAGTTCGACGATCAACTGGTCGAACTCAAAGTGCAGGATATCGTCCTCTCGGACGGTGCGGCCGAACACATGTTGAAGACGGCCGATTTCGTGGACGATCTTCTGACGGAGTTCTACGGATTAGAGCCGTTCTACGAGGTTTCCGAGCGCGACGACTTAGTCGGCGAACTCGTCTTCGGGATGGCTCCGCACACCTCCGCCGCCGTCGTCGGGCGGGTGGTCGGGTTCACCTCAGCGGCCGTCGGCTACGCGCATCCGTACTTTCACGCCGCTAAGCGGCGGAACTGCGACGGCGACGAAGACTGCGTGATGCTCCTCATGGACGGTCTCCTGAACTTCTCGAAGGAGTTCCTCCCGGACAAACGAGGGGGACAGATGGACGCGCCGCTCGTGATGTCCTCGCGCATCGATCCGTCCGAAATCGACGACGAGGCGCACAACATGGACATCGTGCGGCAGTATCCGACTGAGTTCTACGAAGCCACCTTGGAGATGGCTGATCCCGGTGAGGTAGAGGATCTGATTCAACTCGGTGAGGACACCCTCGGTACTGATGACGAGTACCGCGGGTTCGACCACACCCACGACACCTCCGACATCGCTCTCGGCCCGGACCTCTCGGCGTACAAGACGCTCGGGTCGATGATGGACAAGATGGACGCGCAACTCGAACTCGCGCGGAAACTCCGCGCCGTGGACGAGACGGACGTTGCCGAACGCGTCATCGAATACCACTTCCTACCTGACCTGATCGGGAACCTTCGCGCGTTCTCTCGCCAGGAGACGCGGTGTCTCGACTGCGGGGAGAAATATCGGCGCATGCCGCTGACGGGCGACTGCCGGGAATGTGGCGGCCGAGTCAATCTGACGGTCCATCAAGGCTCCGTCAACAAGTACATGGACACCGCCATTCAGGTGGCAGAAGAGTTCGACTGTCGGCCGTACACGAAACAGCGTCTCGAAGTCTTGGAGAAAAGTCTGGAGAGCGTCTTCGAGAACGACAAGAACAAAGCGTCGAAGTTAGGCGACTTCATGTAA
- a CDS encoding ester cyclase yields MTTDSLTPQERENERIARRIPEDVFGDGGLDVLGDLYAPNAVDHNPFGSQEGLEAIRESYESFLSAFPDITQTVERSVVHGDVVALHITSRGTHSGVLWGIEPTAKEIEVQQMAFVRIEDGLIAERWFLSDNLTLLRQLGVVDFP; encoded by the coding sequence ATGACAACCGACTCGCTTACTCCTCAAGAACGGGAGAACGAGCGCATTGCACGTCGGATTCCAGAGGATGTCTTCGGTGACGGTGGCCTCGACGTACTTGGTGACCTGTACGCACCGAACGCCGTTGATCACAATCCGTTCGGGTCCCAGGAAGGATTAGAGGCAATCCGAGAATCCTACGAGTCGTTTCTCTCCGCGTTCCCTGATATCACGCAAACAGTCGAGCGCAGTGTCGTTCACGGTGACGTAGTCGCTCTCCATATTACCAGCCGAGGGACACACAGCGGAGTCCTCTGGGGCATTGAACCGACAGCGAAGGAGATAGAGGTCCAACAGATGGCGTTCGTCCGCATCGAAGACGGGTTGATCGCCGAGCGATGGTTCCTCTCGGATAACCTGACGCTGCTTCGGCAACTCGGCGTTGTTGACTTTCCGTAG
- a CDS encoding ABC transporter ATP-binding protein has translation MLRTDGLSKQYGSDTWGIRDVSLELDEGIHGLLGPNGAGKSTLMGILTTVMKPTAGTAYWNGSDIVDAPDAVRPVLGYLPQDFGTYPDLTLSEFLEYLAALCGLDSETASARITELIELVNLADARDRKLKTFSGGMHQRVGIAQALLNDPELLVVDEPTVGLDPEERVRLRNALSNTGDDRVIILSTHIVPDVEATANKIALLDNGRILAHESVESLIDRVAGNVFTCQIPRAEVAAFRERYQVCRSVQRPDGVDVRLIAETEPPETAEPVSATLEDAYINMIDRSDGD, from the coding sequence ATGTTGCGAACGGACGGACTCAGCAAGCAGTACGGATCGGATACGTGGGGGATCCGCGATGTCTCTCTCGAACTTGATGAGGGTATTCACGGGCTTCTCGGACCGAATGGAGCGGGAAAATCAACGTTGATGGGCATTCTCACGACGGTGATGAAGCCGACGGCAGGCACCGCATATTGGAACGGGAGCGATATCGTTGACGCTCCCGATGCGGTTCGACCCGTTCTCGGATACCTCCCGCAAGACTTCGGGACCTATCCGGATTTGACGCTCTCCGAATTCCTCGAATACCTCGCGGCGCTTTGCGGACTCGACAGCGAGACGGCGAGCGCGCGGATCACAGAACTCATCGAACTCGTCAATTTAGCTGACGCCAGAGATCGCAAGCTCAAGACGTTTTCCGGCGGGATGCATCAGCGAGTCGGCATTGCACAAGCGCTGCTCAACGATCCCGAGTTGCTCGTCGTTGACGAACCGACGGTCGGTTTGGACCCGGAAGAACGCGTCCGACTCCGGAACGCTCTGTCGAACACCGGTGACGACCGAGTGATCATCCTCTCGACGCACATCGTCCCCGATGTCGAAGCGACGGCAAACAAAATCGCACTGCTCGATAACGGCCGTATTCTCGCTCACGAGAGTGTCGAATCTCTCATCGACCGCGTTGCAGGGAACGTCTTCACGTGTCAGATTCCACGCGCGGAGGTAGCGGCCTTCCGAGAGCGGTATCAGGTCTGCCGTTCGGTACAGCGGCCAGACGGTGTTGACGTTCGCCTGATCGCCGAGACAGAGCCACCCGAGACTGCTGAGCCTGTTTCGGCGACGCTCGAAGATGCGTACATCAACATGATCGACCGGTCTGACGGGGATTGA
- a CDS encoding NifU family protein, with amino-acid sequence MSTDASNTDDDLKERVTNFLRRNFPQIQMHGGSAAIQHLDREEGEVTIMLGGACSGCGISPMTIQAIKSRMVKEIPEIEKVNAETGMGGDGGHDSMSPSFPGESSSDDSDSDEGPQAPF; translated from the coding sequence ATGAGTACGGACGCGAGCAACACCGACGACGACCTGAAAGAGCGCGTCACCAACTTCCTGCGTCGTAACTTCCCGCAAATTCAGATGCACGGTGGCTCCGCTGCCATCCAGCACCTCGACCGCGAGGAAGGCGAGGTCACCATCATGCTCGGGGGTGCCTGCTCCGGGTGCGGCATTTCGCCGATGACCATCCAAGCGATCAAGAGTCGGATGGTCAAGGAGATTCCCGAGATCGAAAAGGTAAATGCAGAGACAGGAATGGGCGGAGACGGTGGCCACGATAGTATGTCTCCCTCGTTCCCCGGAGAGTCGAGTTCCGACGATTCCGACAGCGACGAAGGCCCACAGGCCCCGTTCTAA
- a CDS encoding ketopantoate reductase family protein — MDVLVFGAGSLGTLVGALLARVHDVTLVGRDPHVSHVRERGVTVSGAIEAQTAPDATTESDGHRADLAVVTVKSFDTPTAAAALSTGAFDAVLSLQNGLTEDELAARLDAPVLAGTATYGARLREPGHVECTGIGRVVLGARDGGTDRRAERVGKAFRDAGIETLVASDMPRRLWEKLAVNAGINAVTALARVENGALADGPGHQLAHRAARETARVARAEGVSLSNRRAERALDEVVEATSANRSSMLQDVDDERRTEVEAIHGVVVARADAHRLSVPTNRTLADLLRTWEAGRGVRE; from the coding sequence ATGGACGTACTCGTCTTCGGTGCCGGGAGTTTGGGAACCCTCGTTGGCGCACTCCTCGCGCGGGTTCACGACGTGACGCTCGTCGGCCGCGATCCGCACGTCTCCCACGTCCGCGAACGCGGCGTCACGGTCTCCGGCGCTATCGAAGCGCAGACGGCGCCCGATGCGACCACCGAGTCCGACGGCCACCGTGCGGACCTCGCCGTCGTCACGGTGAAATCGTTCGATACGCCCACGGCCGCGGCCGCGCTCAGTACGGGCGCGTTCGACGCGGTACTCTCGCTCCAGAACGGGCTTACTGAGGACGAACTCGCGGCACGACTCGATGCACCCGTTCTCGCCGGAACCGCAACGTACGGCGCACGCCTCCGCGAACCCGGCCACGTCGAATGCACCGGTATCGGCAGGGTCGTTCTCGGCGCACGAGACGGCGGCACCGACCGGCGCGCTGAACGTGTGGGGAAGGCGTTCCGCGACGCGGGCATCGAGACGCTCGTCGCCAGCGATATGCCGCGACGACTCTGGGAGAAACTCGCGGTCAACGCCGGAATAAACGCCGTCACCGCCCTCGCTCGCGTCGAGAACGGCGCGCTTGCAGACGGTCCGGGTCACCAACTCGCCCACCGTGCCGCCCGCGAAACGGCCCGCGTCGCTCGTGCCGAAGGTGTCTCGCTCTCGAATCGCCGCGCCGAACGGGCGCTTGATGAGGTAGTCGAAGCGACGAGCGCGAACCGGTCGTCGATGCTCCAAGACGTCGATGACGAGCGCCGAACCGAGGTCGAAGCTATCCATGGCGTCGTGGTTGCACGCGCCGATGCACACCGGTTGTCGGTGCCGACGAACCGGACGCTCGCTGACTTACTTCGGACGTGGGAAGCAGGCCGCGGCGTCCGCGAGTGA
- a CDS encoding winged helix-turn-helix domain-containing protein — protein MCVDPEISAIAGVIDDQCSRCILVQAHEQYMSVSELADRCNVSESTIYRRLDPLREHGLISERKRPEADGHHFTEFRTNLDRLSIQITADGFDIEIQRRKPMAERLTDLVEKL, from the coding sequence GTGTGCGTGGACCCGGAGATAAGTGCGATTGCCGGCGTCATCGACGACCAATGCTCTCGATGTATCCTCGTTCAGGCTCACGAACAGTATATGTCCGTCAGTGAACTCGCCGACCGGTGTAACGTGTCCGAATCAACGATTTATCGACGACTCGACCCGCTCCGTGAACACGGGTTGATCAGCGAGCGAAAGCGGCCGGAAGCGGACGGACACCACTTCACGGAGTTCCGAACGAATCTCGACCGCCTGAGCATTCAGATCACCGCTGATGGATTCGATATCGAGATACAACGCCGCAAGCCGATGGCAGAGCGCCTCACAGACCTTGTCGAGAAACTATGA
- a CDS encoding DUF5783 family protein: MADFDPEKFEDKYVHYFPQLQRAYKNAFNTMNEEYDSTLIHAIDQQILNESEPMYEDGDFHIQLPENPSERLTGVVVEDEKLDAVLDRYLDELVAEHRRIFGLNG; encoded by the coding sequence ATGGCCGATTTCGACCCGGAGAAGTTCGAGGACAAGTACGTCCACTACTTCCCGCAACTCCAGCGGGCGTACAAGAACGCGTTCAACACGATGAACGAAGAGTACGACTCAACACTCATCCACGCCATCGACCAGCAGATTCTGAACGAGTCCGAACCGATGTACGAGGACGGCGATTTCCACATCCAACTGCCGGAGAATCCGAGCGAACGACTGACAGGTGTCGTCGTCGAAGACGAGAAACTCGACGCCGTATTGGACCGCTACCTCGACGAACTCGTGGCCGAACACCGACGTATTTTCGGGCTAAACGGGTGA
- a CDS encoding DUF7130 family rubredoxin-like protein, with the protein MSGEKSIASIGTTVYTEDGDELGTVRGFDEDGFFVTTREGIASLSIEHERAGHEFGEAELMWRCANCGEMDTLDELPDSCPGCNAPKEELYYWTED; encoded by the coding sequence ATGTCCGGGGAGAAATCAATCGCAAGCATCGGTACGACTGTGTACACCGAGGACGGCGACGAACTCGGAACCGTTCGTGGTTTCGATGAGGACGGGTTCTTCGTGACGACACGGGAGGGAATCGCCAGCCTCTCTATCGAACACGAACGGGCGGGACATGAGTTCGGAGAGGCAGAACTGATGTGGCGGTGTGCCAACTGCGGTGAGATGGATACGTTGGACGAGCTTCCCGACTCCTGTCCGGGTTGCAATGCACCCAAAGAGGAACTGTACTACTGGACCGAGGACTGA
- a CDS encoding helix-turn-helix domain-containing protein: protein MPHLKIKLNGEKIGGWLAELSTEFPADVFRLLATQLRDQGALVTLEVRTPDGGDVIQEFETTPEVGNVEVLHADSQVVLLQFLTKHSRAYDPLYESGCISIYPTTLQNGWFSVHVVAGHDSLSSYVEELTAAEIPYQVLSLSQSHDTATILTNRQRQFIETALEEGFYDDPRACTLTELAATLDIHKSAASRLRHRAESRLITHVATGFAQ, encoded by the coding sequence ATGCCGCACCTAAAGATCAAGCTAAACGGAGAGAAAATCGGGGGATGGCTCGCAGAACTCTCAACGGAATTTCCTGCTGATGTGTTCCGACTGCTGGCGACGCAACTCCGTGACCAAGGAGCGCTTGTCACGCTCGAAGTTCGGACACCCGATGGTGGCGACGTAATCCAAGAGTTCGAAACAACACCCGAGGTCGGTAACGTAGAAGTCCTTCACGCGGATTCACAGGTCGTACTTCTCCAATTTCTCACCAAGCATTCGAGAGCCTACGACCCGCTGTATGAATCCGGTTGTATCTCGATTTATCCGACAACCCTCCAAAACGGCTGGTTTTCCGTACACGTTGTCGCCGGTCACGACAGTCTGTCGAGCTATGTGGAAGAACTTACAGCAGCGGAAATTCCGTATCAGGTACTCTCTCTGTCCCAGTCCCACGACACCGCCACAATACTAACGAACCGACAGCGGCAGTTCATCGAGACAGCCCTCGAAGAAGGATTTTACGACGACCCCAGAGCGTGTACGCTCACCGAACTCGCAGCGACACTAGACATCCACAAGTCCGCTGCGAGTAGACTCAGACACCGTGCAGAAAGCCGTCTGATCACCCACGTCGCTACTGGTTTTGCACAATAG